A part of Synechococcus sp. KORDI-49 genomic DNA contains:
- a CDS encoding alpha-D-glucose phosphate-specific phosphoglucomutase: MTTSAPVEPTQRQVRLDTPFTDQKPGTSGLRKSSQQFEAPHYLESFVEAVFRTLTGVQGGTLVLGGDGRYGNRRAIDVILRMGAAHGLSKVIVATGGILSTPAASNLIRKRQAIGGIILSASHNPGGPDGDFGVKVNGANGGPTPASFTDAVFECTKTLEQYTILEAPAIPIDAPGSFSIGAMQVEVIDGVDDFVALMQQLFDFDRIADLIRGDFPLAFDAMHAVTGPYASRVFESLLGAPAGSVRNGVPLEDFGGGHPDPNLTYAHELADLLLNGDAHRFGAACDGDGDRNMILGHQCFVNPSDSLAVLTANASVVPAYASGLAGVARSMPTSAAVDVVAKELGIDCFETPTGWKFFGNLLDAGRITLCGEESFGTGSNHIREKDGLWAVLFWLQILAERRCSVAEIMAEHWKRFGRHYYSRHDYEAVPSDAAHGLYDRLEGMLPGLIGQSLAGRSISGADNFSYTDPVDGSVTKGQGLRIQLEDGSRVVVRLSGTGTKGATIRVYLESYVPSTGDLNQDPQIALADMISGINALAEIQERTGMDRPTVIT, translated from the coding sequence ATGACCACCTCGGCCCCGGTGGAACCGACGCAACGTCAGGTGCGCCTGGACACTCCCTTCACCGATCAGAAGCCCGGCACGTCCGGACTGCGCAAGAGCAGCCAGCAGTTCGAAGCGCCGCACTACCTCGAGAGCTTCGTGGAGGCCGTGTTCCGCACCCTCACCGGTGTGCAGGGGGGAACCCTGGTGCTGGGGGGCGACGGCCGCTACGGCAACCGTCGTGCCATCGACGTGATCCTGCGCATGGGGGCCGCCCATGGCCTCAGCAAGGTGATCGTCGCCACCGGCGGCATCCTTTCCACCCCCGCGGCCTCCAACCTGATTCGCAAGCGTCAGGCCATCGGCGGCATCATCCTTTCGGCAAGCCACAACCCCGGCGGCCCTGATGGGGACTTCGGCGTGAAGGTGAACGGTGCCAACGGCGGGCCGACGCCGGCCAGCTTCACCGACGCGGTGTTCGAGTGCACCAAAACCCTTGAGCAGTACACGATCCTCGAAGCGCCGGCGATCCCCATCGATGCTCCCGGCAGCTTCAGCATCGGTGCGATGCAGGTGGAGGTGATCGACGGCGTCGATGACTTCGTGGCGCTGATGCAGCAGCTGTTCGATTTCGATCGCATCGCCGATCTGATTCGCGGCGATTTCCCGCTGGCCTTCGACGCCATGCACGCCGTCACCGGTCCCTACGCCAGCCGCGTGTTCGAGAGTCTGCTGGGTGCTCCGGCCGGCAGCGTGCGCAACGGCGTCCCCCTCGAGGACTTCGGCGGTGGTCATCCCGACCCGAACCTCACCTATGCCCATGAGCTGGCCGATCTGCTGCTCAACGGTGATGCCCATCGCTTCGGTGCCGCCTGCGATGGCGATGGCGACCGCAACATGATTCTGGGCCACCAGTGCTTCGTGAATCCCAGCGACAGCCTTGCCGTGCTCACGGCCAATGCGTCGGTGGTGCCGGCTTACGCCTCCGGCCTGGCGGGTGTGGCGCGATCGATGCCCACCAGTGCTGCCGTTGATGTGGTGGCCAAGGAACTGGGCATTGACTGCTTCGAAACCCCCACGGGGTGGAAGTTCTTCGGCAACCTGCTCGATGCCGGTCGCATCACCCTCTGCGGTGAAGAGAGCTTCGGCACCGGCAGCAATCACATCCGTGAGAAAGACGGCCTCTGGGCCGTGCTGTTCTGGCTGCAGATCCTGGCGGAACGCCGCTGCAGCGTCGCCGAGATCATGGCCGAGCACTGGAAGCGCTTCGGACGCCACTACTACTCCCGCCACGACTATGAGGCGGTGCCCAGCGACGCGGCCCATGGTCTCTATGACCGCCTCGAAGGCATGCTTCCCGGCCTCATCGGCCAGTCCTTGGCGGGTCGCAGCATCAGCGGGGCCGACAACTTCAGCTACACCGACCCCGTCGATGGCTCCGTGACCAAAGGCCAGGGACTTCGCATCCAGCTCGAGGACGGCAGCAGGGTTGTTGTTCGCCTCTCCGGCACAGGCACCAAGGGCGCCACGATCCGTGTGTATCTCGAGAGTTACGTGCCCAGCACCGGTGATCTCAACCAGGATCCCCAGATCGCTCTGGCCGACATGATCAGCGGCATCAATGCGCTGGCGGAGATCCAGGAGCGCACCGGCATGGACCGTCCCACCGTGATCACTTAA